Proteins from a genomic interval of Zingiber officinale cultivar Zhangliang chromosome 1B, Zo_v1.1, whole genome shotgun sequence:
- the LOC122053476 gene encoding probable E3 ubiquitin-protein ligase HERC4, whose translation MDATASGGSSSIPFRTVVDSSLPLVPPLQQTFQRMQRHCFGDSTPGEFPLAANPSIVLHVLTACNLNPQDLANLEATCTFFRKPANFTPDFQLSIAELAALDMCQKRAIFKPMSAEERDFLKQRSGGSWKLVLRYILAGEACCRRENSHAIAGPGHSIAVTSSGSVYSFGSNNSGQLGHGTTEEEWRPRLIRSLLGIRIIQAAAGAGRTMLISDGGRVYAFGKDSFGEAEYAVQGSTMVTTPQLVESLKNIYVVQAAIGNFFTAVLSREGRVYTFCWGTDSKLGHQTEQNDPVPRLLLGPLENIPVVQIAAGYCYLLALACQSSGMSVYSVGCGLGGKLGHGSRTDEKYPRLIEQFQTLNLQPVVVAAGAWHAAVVGRDGRVCTWGWGRYGCLGHGNEECESVPKVVESLGNIKAVHVATGDYTTFVVSDTGDVYSFGCGESSSLGHSTAIEAQGNRHANVLSPKLVTSLKNINERVVQISLTNSIYWNAHTFALTDSGKLYAFGAGDKGQLGIELVAQQTESGTPERVDVDLD comes from the exons ATGGACGCCACCGCCAGTGGTGGCAGTTCCTCGATACCGTTTCGCACAGTTGTGGATTCATCCCTCCCACTTGTGCCCCCATTGCAGCAAACATTCCAACGAATGCAGCGGCATTGCTTTGGTGATTCTACCCCAGGGGAATTCCCCTTGGCTGCAAATCCCTCAATTGTTCTCCATGTCCTTACTGCTTGCAATTTGAATCCCCAGGATCTTGCTAATCTAGAG GCAACATGTACATTCTTCAGGAAGCCTGCCAATTTTACTCCTGACTTTCAATTATCTATTGCCGAGCTTGCAGCTCTGGACATGTGTCAAAAACGGGCCATATTTAAGCCAATGTCTGCTGAAGAGAGGGACTTTCTTAAACAACGCAGTGGTGGATCCTGGAAATTAGTACTTAGGTATATATTGGCCGGTGAGGCATGTTGCCGACGAGAGAATTCGCATGCAATCGCTGGGCCTGGTCATAGCATTGCCGTGACTTCTTCTGGATCAGTGTATTCCTTTGGGTCCAACAACTCAGGGCAGCTTGGGCATGGCACCACTGAAGAGGAGTGGAGACCTCGACTTATAAG ATCATTGCTAGGCATTAGGATTATACAAGCAGCAGCTGGAGCAGGGAGAACAATGCTGATCAGTGATGGTGGAAGAGTTTATGCATTTGGAAAGGACTCATTTGGAGAGGCGGAATATGCAGTGCAAGGATCCACCATGGTAACTACTCCCCAATTGGTGGAATCattgaaaaatatatatgttgttcaGGCGGCAATCGGGAACTTCTTCACTGCGGTTCTTTCTCGAGAAGGCAGGGTCTACACCTTCTGCTGGGGGACTGACTCGAAGCTCGGCCATCAGACCGAACAGAATGATCCGGTACCTCGTCTCCTTCTAGGTCCTCTTGAAAACATACCAGTGGTTCAGATTGCTGCTGGCTATTGTTACCTGCTAGCATTGGCCTGCCAATCAAGTGGCAT GTCTGTCTACTCTGTGGGCTGTGGCTTGGGAGGGAAGCTGGGGCATGGTTCAAGGACGGATGAAAAGTACCCAAGGTTGATCGAGCAGTTTCAGACCCTAAACCTGCAACCTGTGGTGGTTGCAGCAGGTGCTTGGCATGCTGCTGTTGTGGGACGAGATGGGCGTGTGTGCACATGGGGATGGGGACGCTACGGCTGCTTGGGCCATGGGAATGAGGAGTGTGAATCTGTTCCCAAGGTGGTAGAATCCCTGGGCAATATCAAGGCCGTACATGTCGCAACTGGCGACTATACTACGTTTGTCGTGTCCGACACTGGGGATGTTTACTCATTTGGCTGCGGAGAGTCCTCGAGCTTGGGGCATTCGACTGCCATCGAGGCTCAG GGCAACAGGCATGCCAACGTGCTCAGCCCAAAACTAGTTACTTCGCTGAAGAACATCAATGAGAGGGTAGTTCAAATCAGCCTCACAAACTCAATCTACTGGAATGCACATACCTTCGCTCTAACAGATTCTGGGAAACTGTATGCATTTGGAGCCGGGGACAAGGGCCAACTTGGGATTGAACTTGTTGCACAGCAGACAGAAAGTGGGACGCCAGAGCGCGTCGATGTGGATCTTGATTAA